The following nucleotide sequence is from Rattus rattus isolate New Zealand chromosome 7, Rrattus_CSIRO_v1, whole genome shotgun sequence.
CGCTTCCACCAGCACTCAGAGGGCGGCACCCAGGGGAGGAGTTTGGCGCACGCCCCTCGGGGTGGAGCGCTCCAGGGGAGCGCGCGTGCGCACTTAGACTGTAAACTGGCCCGCCCCTTTCGCTTCGGCCCGCCTTCGTGGGGGCTGGCTCGCCAATGGGCGGGGCCgtgaagaagggggtggggagtggagagcGAGCGACCGAGGACGGCGCCTGCGCGGTGGGCGTGATCCGGGCACTTAGGGCAGGATGAACGCTGCTTTCCAAGATGGCgacggagggaggagggaaggagatgaaCGAGATTAAGACCCAATTCACCACCCGGGAAGGTCTGTACAAGCTGCTGCCGCACTCGGAGTACAGCCGGCCCAACCGGGTGCCCTTCAACTCGCAGGGATCCAACCCTGTCCGCGTCTCCTTCGTAAACCTCAACGACCAGTCTGGCAACGGCGACCGCCTCTGCTTCAATGTGGGCCGGGAGCTCTACTTCTATATCTACAAGGGGGTCCGCAAGGTACCGACCCGGGCGTCACCGGGGGCACGCCGGCGGCGCCGGCCGAGGCCGGGAGCTGGGCGGTGACAGCGAGGCCGGGGTGACCGGTGGGGGCGGCCGGCACTTGTACTTTTGAGTGGGCCGGTAACTCCGTTGAGGTACTCCGAGTGGAGGAGAGGGTGTTTAGGAGTGAGGTGCCGGCGGCAGCGCTGCCTCGAAGGGGAGGGGGCTCTGGAACCGGGTCGCGGGGATGCCCCGGGAGTAGCCGGTCGCCTCTTCCCGGAGGGGTCCGTCAGGTTCCGATACCGCCAGGGAGCGGGCCTGCGAGTCCCCGGAAGAGATGCGGCGGCCGTCTTAGGTGGCCTCGCTTCCCGGGAGGCTCGAGAGTCCTGCCCTGGGTGAGAGAACCGGGACGCGAGGAGGCTTGGAAAGGTCCGTAAGGCGGAACCGGGACAGGGAGGCGGAGGACTTGGAGACTAGGTCAGAAAGGACCTGCTCGGCACGCAGGGCTACTCCACCTGCTGCCGCACTGACACTTCTCCTGGTGTCAGCACTGTTTCCAAAAACCTTCGCGGGAGGAAGGCTGTCATTGTCTCCGCGGAAGGAACCTTCTCCCGAAAGATTTTTGAAGAGGGTCATTCTGTCCCTTGTAGTATAATAGGGCTGAGTACTCAAGACTAGGGAGGTTGAAATAATGTTTTCAATAAGCTAAGTTGCTTCAGAGGTGTTCTGTGTGAGCGTGCCTAGATTTATCTTGTCTAACAAGTCAGGCTATGTCCCAAACAGGGAGGGTTAGGCCTTAAGTGCTACTTTAAGTAACCAGCCAAGAACTTAACAGTAATTCTGTGACGCATGCCATCGAGTTTTAAAATGTCTCGTTAAAAGCAATTTATtggcgctttttttttttgtcattggcAATATAACTATGTTCCAAGAACTGCTTATTTTAACTTTTGACCATTGAGAGAGTGAGGAAATGAACGCACTCCATAGCACTTCCGACAGAAGGTGACAAGGTGATGGAAGATTCACTTATAAATGTTGAGATAGTGGGGAAGTGAGTTGTCCATATTGAAGAGGATATGTTCCCAGGGATGAATAGATCAGCTGCTTTTTTTACGCTGTACTGTGTAGGTTAGGAGGACAAGGAAAGGGACAATGGTATGGTATGCAAACGTAGCTTGTTTCTTTGGCTCAAGGTGATCTTCTGACTTGTCTTTATTCTTGTCAGTGTACTACCCAAGTGTTTGAAAATAGCTGgctgactcctctctctcttgggATTGGGAAAGTATCCAGTGGTTTGAAGTGTAGGAACTGAAGTTTTAGTGCTGCTCCCAACTCTGTTACTGACTCATTGGTGACCTTGGATATGTGGGAAACTTTTCTTTGCGcttctttaaaaagggaggaCTGCAGTGCACATGTTGTAATTCGTTCGTAATGGCAGTAATGGCATTAGAGTCCTGACACACTCAGGAGATGTAAATTACAGTTAAAGCAAGCTTAGGGAGCAGTTGCCATCTCAACATGCCTGCTCTGTCTGAaacagcagacttttctctggaAATAAATGTTACCAACACCTACCTTTAGGGGCTGGAGcaaaggctcagtggttatggaCTGTGCTGCTCTTGGCAGAGGactccagttcagttcccagcacccatgtcaggctgctcacaactgcctgaaactcaaGCTCCGGGGAATCGCATGTCCTTTTCTGGGTTCTGGGTACCCACTTACAGCTCACacaataagtttaaaaataaaaggaatcttagaaaagTATAATTAGACCCTACCATGGTTGTGTATACCGCAATCCTAGTACTCAAATTGTGGCTAGCCAGGACTATAGTTGgcaagttcagggccaacctgtGCTACAGTTAGCACATCTGAGGCAAGCACGGGCTATATGGTGGGGccctctctcaagaaaaaaaaaatccaaaaccaggtgggtgtggtagcatgcatcttgacaggtggatctctgagttcaagaccagcctgcccTACatagagtttcaggccagctaggactacatagtaagaacctgtttcaaaaaacaactCCCTCAATctaaaaccaaaaagacaaaaatagtgATGATGTAAAAATACAGTGTGCTTAGAAGTTAAATTTGTGGGgtctggaagatggctcagtagttaaagagTACCTGGTGTTCTTCTGAACCTAGATCCCATTTCTTACTTCAGGCAGCTCACAGACACCTGTAGTTACAGCCCTCTTCAAACCTCTTTGGGTACCTGCATATATGTGgcattcacatatatgtgtataaataaataaataataaactttaaaaagttaaatttactCCTAGTGATTACTATTACTAGTTCAGTCATCACTTCCTATCCCCCGTTTTTGTttcttgccccccacccccacccccttgggttgtggccaGGGAGACCAGGCAATTTTGTATCATTCTCATGACACACTTCATCTGGATCTAGTAGCTCTGGTTTGCATACAAAAAAAAGATGCTTAGAAGTATCTTTATAATGGTgttttaagagttttaaaaactacaccaaacattctttaaaacaaatctgaaatgctgccaggtggtggtggtggcttgcttaattaattccagcatttgggctcagaggcaggtggatcttgaggccagcctggtctacagagtgagttccaggactgccaggactacacagagaagcctgtctccaaaacaaaaccaaaaagttcccatccacccccaaaaaacccaaaaccaagtCAGAAATGCATATACATTGCCTTTCCCTGCTGATTTTGAGTGCTTTGAACTTTGGGAGGTGTGTGTATAAAATGCTATGTACCTTGTAGGATATATTTGTATTGTGGCAGATATTTAAATTCCTCTAGCTAGTGAGTTAAAGTTTTTCTATGAGTGAGTTTGTATCTGCTGTCGTTCTGAATATGTGACTTTTTATTTGATAAGGTCTCatatagactgggctggccttaaactggGCAAAGCAGAGGTTGATTTTAAGCTCCTGATTCTCCTTGACTGACCCTTTCAATTTCTAGGATTTTAGGTGTGTGTCACCAGGATGGCCTAATAATAGTAACTTTTGTGGTtctaatttctgattttaaaatagaGCTAATAACTTGCCCTGTATGCTGGCTTGGGAGGGTTGAGAATTTGtctcaacaaagcaaacaaacacaatagGCATCTTTAGCCCTTGTTCTAGGGAACCAGAATTTACTTTCAGGGGTAAGTAGCAAGTAGGTCTTTTACATTTTTCACAGTTGgctattttgatatatttttgtgttctattttttcttcaaggaatatgttgtgcatgtatgtgcgtgtatgcatgttcaGGGAATAAAACCCAAGGGCCAAATAATACATGTTAAGtaagcactcttccactgagtCATAGCCCCCAGCCCAAGGCATATGAAGATTTACAATTATTGGGATCACCTAGAAGCCCTAATGTGGATGCCATTTAAGACCAGATTAAACACACTTG
It contains:
- the Wdr20 gene encoding WD repeat-containing protein 20 isoform X7, which encodes MATEGGGKEMNEIKTQFTTREGLYKLLPHSEYSRPNRVPFNSQGSNPVRVSFVNLNDQSGNGDRLCFNVGRELYFYIYKGVRKAADLSKPIDKRIYKGTQPTCHDFNHLTATAESVSLLVGFSAGQVQLIDPIKKETSKLFNEEGLLSSPNQASSPGGTVV